A window from Bdellovibrionales bacterium encodes these proteins:
- the gspF gene encoding type II secretion system inner membrane protein GspF, with amino-acid sequence MPIFEYKGLARDGRNVKGTLDAENLRAARTRLKKDGIFVTEIRDKKKGTATKKRGGGGRGKATVQELSLMTRQLAVLVKANIPLVDCLTAVSEQVENPVLAEAIADCKNMVNEGSPFYKALAKYPNLFDKIYISMVEAGEMSGSLDVILVRLAEFTEAAAELRSKVSSAMTYPIIMLVVTFGLLSLMFIFVIPKMVTVFESAPNLTLPWYTVALVNISTFMVNYWYLVFGSLFMVYMIFNSWKKSPSGAEQWDGISLNLPIAGPVVRMVAVSRFTRTLSTLLTGGVPMLQALDIVRNVVDNHVLALAIDDARSNISEGESIAGPLKKSGQFPPIVIHMVNIGEKTGELETMLSQVSDAYDFQVKNKVDALTGLMGPVVIVIMGLVIATIVFSVMLPMFDMTSAFG; translated from the coding sequence ATGCCTATTTTCGAGTACAAGGGCCTTGCCAGAGATGGAAGAAACGTTAAGGGAACTCTCGACGCCGAGAATCTTCGCGCGGCCCGCACTCGACTAAAAAAAGACGGCATCTTCGTTACTGAAATCCGCGATAAGAAAAAAGGCACTGCTACTAAAAAACGAGGCGGCGGTGGCCGCGGCAAAGCGACAGTTCAAGAGCTTTCTCTGATGACCCGGCAGTTGGCCGTTCTTGTGAAAGCGAATATTCCGCTGGTAGATTGCCTCACGGCGGTCTCTGAGCAAGTGGAAAACCCCGTTCTTGCGGAAGCCATTGCAGACTGTAAAAACATGGTGAACGAAGGTAGCCCGTTCTACAAAGCACTCGCCAAATATCCAAACTTGTTTGATAAGATTTATATCTCAATGGTGGAAGCCGGTGAAATGTCAGGCAGCTTGGACGTGATCCTTGTGCGTCTGGCGGAGTTTACAGAAGCGGCTGCGGAATTGCGCTCAAAAGTGAGCAGCGCGATGACCTACCCGATCATCATGCTTGTGGTGACATTTGGTTTGCTGTCATTGATGTTTATTTTCGTAATTCCAAAAATGGTGACGGTATTTGAATCCGCGCCGAATTTGACATTGCCTTGGTACACAGTTGCTTTGGTAAACATCAGTACTTTCATGGTGAACTATTGGTACCTTGTTTTCGGCTCCCTCTTCATGGTTTACATGATTTTCAACAGCTGGAAAAAATCTCCTAGCGGCGCTGAGCAATGGGATGGTATCTCTTTGAATCTTCCGATCGCTGGACCGGTTGTAAGAATGGTCGCGGTTTCACGCTTTACTCGAACTCTGTCGACGTTGCTCACAGGGGGCGTGCCTATGTTGCAAGCTCTCGACATCGTCCGCAACGTTGTGGATAATCACGTCCTTGCCTTAGCCATTGATGATGCCCGTAGCAATATTAGCGAGGGGGAATCTATTGCGGGACCCCTCAAAAAATCGGGACAATTCCCGCCGATCGTGATTCACATGGTCAATATTGGTGAGAAAACTGGTGAGCTTGAAACCATGCTAAGTCAGGTCTCTGACGCCTATGATTTCCAGGTTAAAAACAAGGTCGACGCTTTAACGGGTCTTATGGGTCCTGTCGTCATTGTGATTATGGGTCTGGTTATTGCCACGATTGTATTCTCCGTGATGTTACCTATGTTTGACATGACTAGTGCCTTTGGCTAA
- the gspG gene encoding type II secretion system major pseudopilin GspG, which translates to MISNSSNKSFLRNQKGMTLIEIMIVIAILGGLMALLAPKFLGQKDKANVGQAKIQMGQIANALSMYYNDCGKFPASLDNLVKQDANCANWGPEPYLKKDQIDPWGNPYVYELNGSEYSLKCLGKDGREGGSGFNADILYEQ; encoded by the coding sequence ATGATTTCGAACTCTTCAAACAAGTCTTTCTTGCGCAACCAAAAAGGTATGACTCTGATCGAGATCATGATCGTGATTGCGATTCTTGGTGGTTTGATGGCTCTCTTGGCGCCAAAATTCTTGGGCCAAAAAGACAAAGCCAACGTCGGCCAAGCAAAAATCCAAATGGGTCAGATCGCAAATGCACTGAGCATGTACTACAACGACTGCGGTAAGTTCCCAGCGTCCTTGGACAACTTGGTAAAACAAGATGCTAACTGCGCCAACTGGGGCCCAGAGCCTTACTTGAAAAAAGACCAAATCGATCCATGGGGCAATCCTTACGTTTATGAATTAAATGGCAGCGAATACTCTCTGAAATGTCTCGGTAAAGACGGCCGCGAAGGCGGCTCTGGCTTTAACGCCGACATCCTTTACGAACAATAG
- a CDS encoding prepilin-type N-terminal cleavage/methylation domain-containing protein: protein MNKRGFTLIEVMIVIAIIAGLIAVGAPRLLKKDTNIKTVARQLTVLVKEVRNQAKLFNSTYRIVIRMEQGQESWWVEKANGPALIDPEKLKEDYEGKGKKDDKDKDAPPPLFQIDKRLSKKEKTLPSNLHFKQVETINMSQPVTSGLAYIHFFPEGLLEASAIQITDNKNTWTLVFNPLTGQADIVEKETSLKDISR, encoded by the coding sequence ATGAATAAAAGGGGCTTCACCCTCATTGAAGTCATGATCGTGATCGCTATCATTGCCGGTCTGATCGCTGTTGGAGCCCCCCGCCTTCTCAAAAAAGATACCAATATCAAAACCGTGGCACGTCAGCTCACGGTTCTCGTCAAAGAAGTCCGAAATCAAGCCAAGCTTTTTAATTCCACCTACCGCATTGTCATCCGTATGGAGCAAGGACAAGAATCTTGGTGGGTTGAAAAAGCCAACGGCCCGGCTCTGATCGATCCAGAAAAATTAAAAGAAGACTACGAAGGCAAAGGTAAAAAAGACGACAAGGACAAAGACGCTCCTCCGCCGCTTTTCCAAATAGACAAAAGATTGTCGAAGAAGGAAAAAACCCTTCCATCAAATCTGCATTTCAAGCAGGTTGAAACCATCAATATGTCTCAACCCGTCACAAGCGGGCTTGCGTATATTCATTTCTTTCCAGAAGGCCTTCTCGAGGCTTCTGCCATTCAAATCACCGACAACAAAAACACCTGGACGCTTGTCTTTAACCCGCTAACAGGTCAAGCTGATATTGTTGAAAAAGAAACCAGCTTAAAGGATATAAGTCGGTGA
- a CDS encoding type II secretion system protein produces the protein MKNRKGFTLLETLLAVVILSMGILLLTQSWSGSFLRIRKTQLNQDVAALLERKMNEIDLEFRGKPLDTIPEEKEDDFGAEYPQYKWKMISREFQMPNMSSILMQQEGGANDMLMMMIQQLTEHLSKTIKEVKVSVIYTGGKKPLEYSIVTYFVDYNKPLAIGGSTGAAPGGAGP, from the coding sequence ATCAAAAACAGAAAAGGCTTCACGTTGCTAGAGACACTACTCGCCGTAGTGATTCTCTCTATGGGTATTTTGCTCCTGACCCAGTCATGGAGTGGAAGCTTTTTGCGTATTCGAAAAACTCAGCTGAATCAAGACGTCGCAGCCCTGCTTGAGCGCAAGATGAATGAAATTGATCTTGAGTTCCGTGGAAAACCACTTGATACCATTCCTGAAGAGAAAGAAGACGACTTTGGTGCCGAGTACCCTCAGTACAAATGGAAGATGATCTCTCGCGAATTCCAGATGCCGAACATGTCTTCAATTCTGATGCAGCAAGAAGGCGGCGCCAACGACATGCTCATGATGATGATTCAACAACTGACAGAGCATCTCTCAAAAACCATCAAGGAAGTGAAGGTCAGCGTAATCTATACCGGCGGCAAGAAACCGCTGGAGTATTCCATCGTCACCTATTTTGTCGATTACAATAAGCCGCTGGCTATTGGCGGATCTACCGGCGCCGCACCTGGCGGGGCAGGTCCGTAA
- a CDS encoding prepilin-type N-terminal cleavage/methylation domain-containing protein translates to MTASRLSSQKGFTLIEMMITVAILGTLTVLATQSIQQAIRQKVKIQEQIDDVSRMRDALRLMEADINQAYHYRDVEKEITDLVNKPAQAANLPPGMPTPIPIQTPTPPPNPDEATRIDPVTQFMGTESSVDFVTMNNARMMRNMKQADFMEVGYSLKSCKSLTGDKGSSQCLWRRTTSWVDDDVTKGGDEVVLLENITEFKLRYIGKGKDDWVNSWRTDNGGDSVTKGNFPAAVEISMTIEHGTGDKKKKYSMQIIARIHFPNNDESKNANSATSGP, encoded by the coding sequence ATGACGGCTTCTCGCCTTTCTTCGCAAAAAGGTTTTACCCTCATCGAGATGATGATCACAGTGGCGATTCTAGGAACGCTCACTGTGCTTGCGACTCAAAGTATTCAGCAAGCCATCCGTCAGAAAGTAAAAATCCAGGAACAAATCGACGATGTGTCACGCATGCGTGATGCCCTTCGCTTGATGGAAGCTGATATTAATCAAGCTTATCACTATCGTGACGTTGAAAAAGAAATCACAGATCTGGTGAATAAACCTGCGCAGGCCGCAAACCTGCCGCCGGGCATGCCGACACCGATTCCGATTCAAACGCCGACACCTCCGCCGAATCCGGATGAGGCCACTCGCATCGATCCGGTCACTCAGTTCATGGGAACTGAGAGTTCCGTGGATTTCGTAACGATGAACAATGCGCGCATGATGCGCAATATGAAACAAGCCGATTTCATGGAAGTGGGCTACTCGCTAAAGTCCTGCAAAAGCCTGACGGGCGATAAAGGCTCTTCCCAATGCTTGTGGCGCAGAACCACAAGCTGGGTCGATGACGATGTCACCAAAGGTGGCGATGAAGTCGTGCTTCTTGAAAACATCACCGAGTTCAAATTGCGTTACATCGGTAAAGGCAAAGACGACTGGGTCAATAGCTGGCGCACGGACAATGGCGGCGACTCTGTCACGAAAGGGAACTTCCCCGCAGCTGTCGAGATCTCGATGACAATTGAGCACGGTACCGGCGACAAAAAGAAAAAATATTCAATGCAGATTATCGCAAGAATCCATTTCCCTAATAACGATGAGAGCAAAAATGCAAACAGCGCGACCAGTGGGCCTTAG
- a CDS encoding general secretion pathway protein GspK has protein sequence MMAITCVLLISYIAMEVSYDSLVEYNVNVNSLNRLKAYYAARAGVDLSLLRIKTFQQASAQFGKQLGGQSEMLDQIWKFPFAWPVPMPDGLNGTDKDQIKSALKESIMDAAYVVTIEDEGSKLDLSDLASPSKVLAESTRRRLLDIFQNKLKNDQEFQRKYGNYRFEELVNAITDWQSRSRTGVSGSDKRAGYSGYPENYPPNRGFRTLQELRLVSGMNEDIYELLEPAITIYGMKAINPNQASKEVLKSLDPEINDEIADAIIKRRDNPNEGGPFKNKEDFWGFVTGRGARLGEKTEETPLIFDKVVNFRIKSTGEYAGVSREITVVVMDLQTIASTLKGYVDKEKQQQNPQQQQQQNPAAKPQNPAQSQTPALPKGAPRIVYWGER, from the coding sequence ATCATGGCCATTACTTGCGTGCTTTTGATTTCTTATATCGCCATGGAAGTCTCTTACGATTCATTGGTGGAGTATAACGTGAACGTCAACTCCCTCAACCGTCTAAAAGCTTACTATGCGGCTCGGGCCGGTGTGGATTTGAGTCTTCTTCGTATTAAAACTTTCCAACAAGCCTCTGCTCAATTTGGTAAGCAGCTTGGCGGTCAGTCTGAAATGCTTGATCAAATCTGGAAGTTCCCGTTCGCTTGGCCGGTGCCAATGCCCGATGGTCTGAATGGTACCGATAAGGATCAGATTAAGTCGGCCCTTAAAGAATCCATCATGGATGCGGCTTACGTTGTAACCATCGAAGACGAAGGCTCCAAACTGGATTTGAGTGACCTTGCCTCGCCTTCGAAAGTTTTAGCAGAGTCCACGCGCCGCCGTTTGCTGGATATTTTCCAAAATAAACTTAAAAACGATCAAGAGTTCCAGCGTAAATATGGCAACTACCGTTTCGAAGAACTCGTGAATGCGATCACCGACTGGCAGTCGAGAAGCCGTACAGGCGTGAGCGGCAGCGATAAGCGGGCCGGCTACAGCGGCTACCCTGAAAACTATCCCCCGAACCGCGGTTTTCGCACTCTGCAAGAGCTCCGCCTTGTAAGCGGTATGAACGAAGACATTTACGAGTTGCTGGAGCCGGCTATCACCATTTACGGAATGAAAGCCATCAATCCAAATCAAGCCAGCAAAGAGGTTTTGAAGTCGCTGGACCCCGAAATCAACGATGAGATCGCTGATGCGATCATCAAGCGCCGCGACAACCCTAACGAGGGCGGCCCGTTTAAAAACAAAGAGGACTTCTGGGGTTTCGTTACCGGCCGTGGTGCCCGCCTTGGCGAAAAAACCGAAGAGACACCGCTCATTTTTGACAAGGTCGTGAACTTTAGAATCAAGAGCACGGGCGAGTATGCTGGAGTGTCCCGTGAAATCACCGTCGTCGTGATGGATTTACAGACGATCGCAAGCACATTGAAGGGCTACGTCGATAAAGAAAAACAGCAACAGAATCCCCAACAGCAGCAACAGCAAAATCCTGCGGCAAAACCGCAAAACCCAGCCCAAAGTCAGACCCCTGCACTTCCCAAAGGAGCTCCAAGGATTGTATACTGGGGCGAGCGCTAA
- the pilM gene encoding pilus assembly protein PilM → MRSVGIDIGSSSIKIVEVLTTSKGFQVTQCFERPLGLNPAHDQEIEIIEFLREISAKYDPAQTRYCLALRQDQVSIRNKIFPFSDRMKISKSLAFELEEEIPFSGDNSVFDAKIVRTLGVTAEVLACAAPKHHIRTLLQRCADANIEPALISTEGTAFANIYEKWNEAPPAHPATDTTLLGEQEKVERPMHLTLNMGHTRTLVCAFEGNSLIGVRTILWGAKNISDAVAKKYEIPYLDALKEVQNKAFILTNKQGATFDQITFSETIAKSVRELVRDLQLSILEFKSEFNAVITQIGLTGGSSAIKNLGPFLTQQLELPVNKVYPLDMIPNVLFEKGPKTDTTFGLALGIAIEGLKKPRNPAINFLRGEFAKQNNFARNMWEKWGPTLKTAAAAMVVFFIYSMMRESFSMSLADRAEEALKTQAKNVAKLSGKKATEANIKKYIRDNKKRAADLKTLANVATMNSALEIVKKINDATPAKNSVTLDVKGVHVRDSEVSLEGYVKSPNELTVLQQALTNLSVDGKVNKGSVQLPAAAGKTAFSFNFKVDRGITKTIQ, encoded by the coding sequence ATGAGATCTGTTGGTATCGACATTGGCAGTAGTAGCATAAAAATTGTTGAGGTGCTGACAACCAGTAAAGGTTTTCAGGTCACTCAATGCTTCGAACGCCCGCTCGGCCTCAACCCCGCCCACGACCAAGAAATTGAAATCATCGAGTTTCTTCGCGAGATTTCGGCGAAGTACGATCCGGCGCAAACCCGCTACTGCTTAGCTCTTCGTCAGGATCAAGTGAGTATCCGTAATAAAATTTTCCCATTTAGCGATAGAATGAAAATTTCTAAGAGCTTGGCTTTCGAGCTCGAAGAAGAAATTCCTTTCTCGGGCGACAACTCTGTTTTCGACGCAAAAATCGTTCGCACCCTCGGCGTTACTGCCGAAGTTCTGGCGTGTGCAGCTCCGAAGCACCATATTCGCACTCTGCTTCAGCGCTGTGCCGATGCGAACATCGAGCCGGCTTTGATCTCGACTGAAGGGACGGCGTTTGCGAATATCTACGAAAAATGGAATGAAGCTCCGCCGGCTCATCCTGCCACAGACACGACTCTTCTGGGTGAACAGGAAAAGGTCGAGCGTCCGATGCATTTGACTCTGAATATGGGTCACACGCGCACTCTGGTGTGTGCGTTTGAAGGCAATTCTCTGATCGGCGTACGCACGATTCTTTGGGGCGCAAAAAATATTTCTGATGCTGTTGCAAAGAAATATGAAATCCCTTACTTGGACGCTCTGAAAGAAGTGCAGAATAAAGCCTTCATCCTGACGAATAAACAAGGCGCGACGTTTGACCAAATTACATTCTCTGAAACGATTGCAAAATCGGTTCGTGAACTTGTGCGCGACTTGCAACTTTCTATTTTGGAATTTAAGAGCGAGTTCAACGCCGTGATCACTCAGATCGGCCTTACAGGCGGCTCGTCGGCAATTAAAAACTTGGGCCCGTTCCTGACTCAGCAGCTTGAATTGCCGGTGAACAAGGTTTATCCCCTCGATATGATTCCAAACGTGCTCTTTGAAAAGGGCCCGAAGACGGACACCACTTTCGGTTTGGCTCTCGGTATTGCGATTGAAGGCCTTAAAAAGCCACGCAACCCTGCCATCAATTTCCTCCGTGGTGAGTTCGCAAAGCAAAACAACTTTGCCCGCAACATGTGGGAAAAGTGGGGCCCGACTCTTAAAACAGCGGCGGCGGCAATGGTTGTGTTCTTCATTTACTCGATGATGCGCGAAAGTTTTTCTATGAGCCTTGCCGACCGCGCCGAAGAAGCATTAAAAACCCAAGCCAAGAATGTAGCCAAACTCAGTGGTAAAAAAGCCACCGAAGCCAATATCAAGAAATACATTCGCGATAATAAAAAGCGCGCGGCTGATTTAAAGACTCTTGCCAATGTGGCGACGATGAACTCAGCCCTTGAGATCGTTAAAAAGATCAACGACGCCACTCCGGCAAAGAACTCCGTCACTTTGGACGTTAAAGGCGTTCACGTCCGTGACAGCGAAGTATCGCTTGAAGGTTACGTGAAGAGCCCGAATGAACTCACAGTTCTGCAGCAGGCTCTGACCAACTTGTCTGTGGACGGCAAAGTGAATAAAGGCAGCGTCCAGTTGCCCGCAGCCGCCGGAAAAACAGCGTTCTCGTTTAATTTTAAAGTCGATCGCGGCATTACTAAAACCATTCAATAG
- the gspN gene encoding type II secretion system protein GspN yields MVGAIRKLFGIIFGSKLKILVMILSTLVFLLVLFPINDLGDFVSSQVARLTGNKVFLQFEELKMSLFPAPGMKVEQVFVEAQGVPGISAQEIRFAPAVMGLISQKPYGTVDAKGLFKGDVQISVKSGSRSENGVERQRVEISAKKLSLQDLREVARLPVMIKGKLDLESTALVDLSFTEQPDVDVNLNISQFELPPSNVNTPMGPLTMPDLKLTSVEIKGRLAGGKLIIEHGQIGKESDEMRGTITGNLDLSLANQGGVINPVIGGYTFNVDLRMKNNFLNRASTFLILVDQYKTATAEGAQYKFKVSAANTMMPPSIGAAR; encoded by the coding sequence ATGGTCGGCGCGATTCGTAAGCTCTTCGGCATCATCTTTGGCTCAAAACTCAAGATCCTCGTCATGATCCTCTCGACGCTGGTATTCTTGCTGGTTCTTTTCCCGATTAATGACCTCGGCGATTTTGTTTCTTCTCAAGTAGCGCGTCTGACCGGCAACAAAGTGTTCTTGCAGTTTGAAGAACTGAAGATGTCACTCTTCCCTGCTCCCGGCATGAAGGTCGAACAAGTGTTTGTTGAAGCTCAAGGAGTTCCAGGAATTTCCGCTCAGGAAATCCGTTTTGCTCCGGCTGTGATGGGCCTGATCTCGCAAAAACCTTACGGCACTGTCGATGCAAAGGGTTTGTTTAAAGGCGACGTACAGATCTCTGTGAAATCGGGTTCTCGCTCTGAAAATGGCGTTGAAAGACAGCGTGTTGAAATCAGCGCCAAGAAACTGAGCCTGCAGGACTTGCGCGAAGTGGCTCGCTTACCTGTGATGATAAAGGGCAAGCTGGATCTTGAATCCACCGCGCTTGTGGACCTTTCTTTCACGGAGCAGCCGGACGTTGATGTAAATCTCAATATCTCGCAATTTGAGCTCCCGCCGTCGAATGTGAACACTCCGATGGGCCCACTCACAATGCCCGATTTAAAGCTTACCAGCGTTGAAATTAAGGGCCGTCTGGCCGGCGGCAAACTCATCATTGAGCATGGCCAAATCGGAAAAGAGAGCGATGAAATGCGCGGCACCATCACCGGCAACCTCGATCTGTCTTTGGCAAACCAAGGCGGCGTGATTAATCCGGTGATCGGCGGTTACACATTCAATGTCGACCTTCGCATGAAGAATAACTTCCTGAACCGCGCTTCGACATTCCTCATTTTAGTTGATCAGTACAAGACTGCGACTGCTGAAGGTGCGCAGTACAAATTCAAAGTTTCCGCGGCAAATACCATGATGCCGCCATCGATCGGCGCCGCGCGTTAA
- a CDS encoding single-stranded DNA-binding protein produces the protein MSGVNKVIIVGRLGADPEVKAVGQGTTVTRLNIATSENWMGKDGQKQERTEWHRVVVWGKLAEICGKHLSKGRQVYVEGRLQTRQWEDQQGQKKYTTEIVANTVQFLGSAGGERSTENRQSSGGGDDFGYQDFGPEPSFNSSDDIPF, from the coding sequence ATGTCTGGTGTAAATAAAGTTATTATCGTAGGCCGTTTGGGCGCTGACCCTGAAGTAAAAGCCGTTGGCCAAGGTACGACTGTGACCCGTTTGAATATCGCTACAAGTGAAAACTGGATGGGCAAAGATGGCCAAAAACAAGAGCGCACTGAGTGGCACCGTGTTGTCGTTTGGGGCAAGCTCGCAGAAATCTGCGGTAAGCACTTGAGCAAAGGTCGTCAAGTCTACGTCGAAGGCCGTTTGCAAACTCGCCAATGGGAAGACCAACAAGGTCAAAAGAAATACACGACTGAGATCGTAGCAAACACTGTGCAATTCCTCGGTTCTGCTGGTGGCGAACGTTCTACTGAGAACAGACAATCTTCTGGTGGCGGCGATGATTTCGGCTACCAAGATTTCGGACCGGAACCAAGCTTCAACAGCTCTGACGACATTCCATTCTAA
- a CDS encoding transposase, which translates to MSNYLFFVKHAYKLKIHSFVLMNNHFHLIVTTPHGNLSEAMNYFMRETSKEFNRVLKREDQFYGSRYYRTLVKRVHYWSNVYKYVYRNPVQAGLSQSCEEYRFSTLHGLLGKSRMTIPIEEDHFLFSEFEINSATLKWLNETPLASDIEALAKALKRKEFFLPKNPLNKQPHRLEESLL; encoded by the coding sequence ATGAGTAACTACCTCTTTTTTGTAAAGCACGCCTATAAATTAAAAATTCACTCCTTCGTACTCATGAATAATCACTTCCATCTTATCGTGACCACTCCTCACGGCAATTTGAGTGAGGCAATGAATTACTTTATGCGCGAAACGAGCAAAGAGTTTAATCGTGTACTAAAAAGAGAAGATCAGTTTTATGGGAGCCGTTACTATCGGACTCTCGTCAAACGGGTGCACTATTGGAGCAACGTCTACAAATATGTATATAGAAACCCAGTTCAAGCTGGATTAAGTCAGTCATGCGAAGAATATAGATTCAGTACTCTACATGGACTTCTTGGCAAAAGTAGAATGACTATTCCCATAGAAGAAGACCACTTTCTATTTTCGGAATTTGAGATTAACTCAGCGACGCTAAAATGGCTCAATGAGACTCCGCTAGCTAGTGACATTGAAGCACTTGCCAAAGCCCTTAAAAGAAAAGAGTTTTTCTTGCCGAAAAATCCACTCAACAAACAGCCTCACCGGCTAGAAGAAAGCCTTCTTTAG